The segment CGAAAGAGGATTTGCAGCAGAGTGTGAAGAAAAAGAAAGGCCCTCGTGCAGCAAATTCGAAAAACACATTGCTACGATTATGGAAAATTGTTGATGAGCAACGAATGCTGTTAATGATCGTTCTTTTGCTTGTTTTACTTAGCTCCATATTAGCTTTACTAGGTCCCTACTTAATCGGTCAAATGATTGATCAATATGTGATGCATGGAGAGCTTACAGGCCTAGGCAAGGGCATTATCCTATTAGTTGGTATTTATGCGCTATTAGCCATTGCATTGTTTCTACAAAATTATTGGATGATTGGGATAGCACAGCAAACAATCTATCGGCTACGTACAAGTGTATTTGCTCATTTTCAGCGACTGCCAATTGCGTTTTTTGATCGCCGACAGCATGGAGAATTAATGAGCCGTATGACAAATGATATTGAAGCAGTTAGCTCTACATTAAATAGCTCGTTTATTCAGGTATTTTCAAGTGTATTAACACTTGGCGGAACCGTGATTATTATGCTAAGCCTAAGTCCATTATTAACAGTGCTTACAATGACCATTATTCCTGTGATGTTTTGGGCAATGCGTTGGATTACAAGGCGTACATCCCCATTGTTTAAAGAGCAACAAGCGGCAATGGGCGCTTTGAATGGCATGATAGAGGAAACAATTTCAGGACAGCGAATCGTTAAGGCTTTTTCACAAGAGGAACGTATGAAGGCAGAGTTTCGTGACAAAAGCTTGCGTTTAAAAAGAACGGGCTTTTGGGCGCAAACATACTCAGGCTATATTCCAAAGGTCATGAACTTTTTAAATAATATGAGCTTTACCATTGTTGCAGGTATAGGCGGCGTGCTTGCATTGTATGGGCATGTGTCAATAGGAGTTATTGTTATTTTCACGGAATATGCAAGGCAATTCACACGTCCATTAAATGATTTAGCAAATCAATTTAATACAGTGCTATCAGCTATTGCAGGTGCAGAGCGGGTATTTGCCTTACTTGATGAGCAGCCTGAAAAAGAAACGGCTTCTGTACAAAAGCATCAGCTTCTGGGGCAAGTGACATTTAAACATGTATATTTTAAATATGAGCAGGAAGAAGAAGCATACACATTAAAGGATGTTCATTTTAATGTGGAACCAGGTCAAACAGTCGCACTTGTTGGGGCAACTGGAGCTGGTAAAACAACCATTTTACAGTTGCTTGCACGATTCTATGAGGTAACAAAGGGTGAAGTATTATTTGATGGGGTAAATGTTCAGCATATTGACCGTCAAGCACTGCGCTCACAAATGGCTTTTGTCTTACAAGACCCATTTTTATTTGAGGCGTCTGTGCGTGAAAATATACGCTATGGTCGGCTGGATGCAAGTGATACGGAAATAGAGGAAGCGGCTAAGCGTGCAAATGCACATGATTTTATTATGAAGCTGAAGGATGGCTACGATACGATTCTTGCTGCAGATGGGCGTGAAATTTCACAGGGGCAAAAGCAATTGCTTTCTATTGCAAGAGCGCTAATTGCCGATCCAAAAATTTTATTATTGGATGAGGCTACAAGCAGTATTGATACAGTAACAGAGATGGCAATTCAAGAGGCTCTTAATACATTAATGCAAGGTCGTACAAGTTTTGTCATTGCACACCGTTTAAATACTGTGCATAATGCCGATATAGTTCTTGTTATGCAAAAAGGAGAGCTGGTGGAAGCTGGCCCTCAGCTCAAACTAATCGAATCAGGCGGTCTTTATGCACAAATGTTGCAGTCCTCCAACCATCATCTTGAAGAATAAATACCAGAAGCTTTTTTATCGGGAGGGTGTGTCTTAACGTAACTTTATAGACACACCTTCTCTTATTCGTATTTTACAATATAGCAACAGTCAAATTTTGGTGATGCATGAACTTGATTGGATGTTATAATTGTTTAAAATAAACAATAAATGTATTTTGTGCTTGGAGTGAGGTATGTGTGACTGTTTGAGGGGAAGCTTTTATATTATATGATAAAACGTTCTCCCTATTAGTTATGGTAAAATATTGATAGACTACAGTTTTGAAATAGCTAAGCAAATTAGCTTAAATTTTCCTTTTTAAAATTAGATAGAATGATTATTGTCTAGTAAAATTCGGTTGTTTTAATAATTGATAATAGTATAAATCCTTTTATTATTGACTAAATTAGAGTAAAATTTTGATTAATAAAAGATATTGATTAATTTTGTTAATATGACAATAGGGCAATAGTCTGTGGCGGAAACGGAGTAGAGGATGAACATTTCAGTAATGACAGTGTCCTTTCCATTAGATGGAGAAACACTGAAGGAATTAAAATTATTATGTGAAGAAGCGACAATCCATGATTATCGTGTATATGAAACAATTATGAATATACCGATGGCTGGCTCTTTCGAATCAAAGGGCTTTATGGTGCTTGCATACGAAGATGAAAAGGATGTGCTAGTTGGTGCTGCGAGTGCTATTGATTTGATGGGACTCCATACATATGAATGGTCACTTGTTGTAACACCTGCATATCGACAAATGGGCATTGGTACAGTATTAGTTGAAGGGATACAAGTGGGACTAGAAGCTAGAGGGGCAGAGGGACAATTAGCGGTTGTTATTGATGGCTCGCCTTATGGTCAAATATTTATTGAAAATAAAGGTTATACGTATAGCTTTTCTGAAGCAACTTTAGAAACAAAAGCAGAGCCTGTAGCATTACAACAGGATATTTATATTCAGCCATATCGTGATGAGCAGGTAGCACTAATAGCAATTTATAGCGCAGCCTTTGGAGATTTACCTGAAGAATCGGAAGAGCTAATTGCTTTTAATACATCCACAAATGGGCGAGAGCTTTGGGTTGCCTATCGAGCTGGTGAGGTTGTTGGAACGGTGACAACAGCGCAGGAAAATGAAATTCAATGGGTAACTGCACTTGCTGTTCATCCACAGTATGAAGGACAAGGCATTGGCACGGCATTATTAGCATTTTCAAAGGATTATGCGAGTAAAGTTGGTGCAAAGTTTGTCATGCTGGATGTAGAGATTGACAATAAAAAAGCATTATCTGTTTATGAAAAGGCTGGCTTTATGAAAGCACAGCAAATTGATTATTATGTAAAACAATAGCCAAAAGGCGGGGGGTAGCATGAGCTTCTCGCCTTTTTATCATATTTGCGAACTATCTTCATATAGTATTAATAAGGATGATGAAGGGAGTCGTGATTATGCGCATGCCAGCATTGCCAAAAAAGAAATCTCCTCCACAGGAAGCTCCTCGTTCATGGTGGAAGGTAGTAAAAGCCTATTTATCAAAAGGTAAGTTTTATAAGCTGCCGCCGAGAAAATGATGATCGAAATAAAAAGCTTCTCTACTACGAAAAAGAGGTAGTGTAGAGAAGCTTTTTATCGCTTAGGTGAAGAAATTTAAAAAACCTGTAATAACAACGGCATTAAAGAAAAATGTAGAGGCTTGTTCGATAAATTTATGGCAGCAGCTATTCTATCATAAAGATAAGTGGCTAGCACCACAAATGGAGGGCTTTATTAAATTATAATCATTCGCTTTAATTAATATAGTAATCTAAATAATAATTGGTATTTCTATGTAATAAGCAAGGGCTTATTATACGGAGTATGTGGGAAGCTCTTTATCTTACAACTTGTTTGCTAGGAGGTAGTAGAAGCGAAACAGAGGCTAGGTCACTGTAATTTGTGGCATTACCTCCGTTATCAATATAAAGATTACATTATATGAAGCTATCTAGCTCTCCAACAAAAATAGACGTTTGGATGGGCCGATTAAATAAAGCTCATGCATTGCTCGTGTTAGGGCAACATACAGTAGCTTTCGATCAATGGCTGTATCGTAAAAAGGGGTGTCAAAGGCAGCAACAATTACCGCATCAAATTCTAGCCCTTTGGCAAGATGGCTTGGCACAACAAGCAGCATATCCTGATTGATTGTTTCATTTTCTGTTAATAGCTGTGAGGCGATATGATGATTGGTAAGTGCCTGTTGCATTGCGATTGCTTCAGCAGTCGTTTTACAAATTAAAGCAACTGAACGATGTCCGTGCTGACGAATCGTGTTAAAAATATCTTTAATTTGTAAGGCATCAAATGTCTTTGCTTGAATAAAGCTTGGCATATTGCCATGGCGAACAACCGGCTCCACTAATGGAAGCTGTTCATCCATTTGCGCTAAAATTTGGTTAGCAACTTCCATAATTTCAATGGTTGTTCGATAGCTTTTTTGTAATGTGCGGAAGCTTGCGCGAGGAAATAAATTTTGGACAGGCTCCCATGAAGTGAGCGAACGATAGCTATGAATACCTTGAGCTAAATCACCAACCATTGTAAACATATCTGTATCAAGACCTGCTTTTAAAGCCGCAAGCTGGAATAGGCTGTAGTCCTGTACTTCATCAATAAAAACAACACGCATTTTCCATTCATCTGCAATACCTTTTAGTCGTGCCTGCAAATAATAAAGTGCGGCTAAATCTTCGAGTGCCCATTGCTCTTTACGATGTGCCTGCAAAAACTGCTGCTGTTCAAGATAATGCCATTCAGGGGCAAGCTCTGCTAAAAGTTCTGTATTCGTAAGCAGGTTACGATAGAGCGTTTTGATATTGTGCTTAGCAAAGCGGCGCATATAAGTGGTTGCTGTTGATTTTGCCTCTTTTTCAATCGCGGGAATTCGTTCATCGCGTTCATCAATAAACTTTGTAACAACACGTCGACGTTTGTCATCATCTCGAATACCATTTAAAGCTTTACCTAATGCTTCATCGTATTTTTTATGAAGTGTAGCTAAAATTACTTGCTTTTTTTGACGAACATGGCTGGCTAACACCTTTTTAATATGGGCAAGCCGTTTTTCGATAGGCATATAAGCAAATTCATATAAAAAGAGCTTTTTAAGATGAGAGGCACGCATAATACGGTATTTTTCGATATAAACATCTTCAAATTGTTCTGCAATGGCTTGCTCTATTTTTTGAACGTAGCGTTCAACCATATCACGATAATAAAGTGAACCTTTTACTTCCGTAATCCATGCAGTTGATGGGTTTGTTTCGCCAGCTACAAGCGATTCTAACTGTTCATTTGGGTTTTGAAGTTTTAGCTTTAGCTTTGTGGCAGCAAGAACGTATTCTGTAAAAGTAGTTTGGCAAATTTTATCAACGCCGAGCTCTGGCAAAACATCGCCTATATAATCAATAAATAACTTATTAGGTGCTAAAATCATGAGCTGCTCAGGGTTGAAGTGTTCGCCCATTGTGTAGAGGAAATAGGATATTCGGTGTAGTGCAATCGTTGTTTTTCCACTGCCTGCTGCACCTTGGACAATAATTGGCTGACGTAAATGAGCGCGAATAATATCATTTTGCTCCTTTTGAATCGTTGAAACAATTTCGGTTAGCCGAACATCTGCTTTACCTGCTAGTGCCTCTTGGAGCAGTTCATCATTTGTTGTTAAGTCAATATCACGAATATCGAGTAATTCGCCATTTTCGATTTTGTATTGCCTTTTTGCAAAGAGATGACCTTTATGAATTTCGCCACGCACGTCATATTCCATATCACCAAGACGGCCATCATAATAGACATTTGCTACAGGTGAACGCCAGTCAACAATAATAGGCTCATGTGTTTCTCGATGAAATAGAGAGGTTTTCCCTATATAGAGGAATTCTTCAGGGTCACCCGTTTTTTGAAAATGGATTCTAGCGAAGTATGGCTTCTTTTGAATGGCTTCTAAACCTTCCTTTTGCGTACGAGCCATTTCGAAAAATCTGGCATTCGCTAAGATATTTAGATAACTTAAACTTGAATCAAGATAATCAAGGTCTGCCATCGATTGACGAATATTTTCTTGAGCAGATCGTAAATCTCTTTGTGATTCATGTAAGATTTGTTGCATATAACTTTTGGTATATGCTAACCGCTCCACTTCAGCTTGAAAATCTGGATGTTGTACAGTCATTTTTAGCACCTCCTAGGTACTTACAATTTCAAAGTAGATTACCATACTACTATATATAAGTAAGCCCATCAAGCGAAAGCTAAAAAGCTGATGATGTTATGATTATGTTGAGGTGGAAATGACAATAGAGGAGGCTTATGCATTTGGATATCTTTGCACATAGAGGTGTTTCGGCACATTACCCTGAAAATACAATCGCAGCATTTCAAGCAGCAGCGAAACTTCCCATTGCAGGGATTGGGTTAGATGTACATCTAACAGCAGATCGAGAGGTAGTAGTGATTCATGATGAAACAATAGATCGCACCTCTAATGGCTCTGGCTATGTAAAGGATTTGACATTACAGCAATTACGAATATTTGATTTTGGTTCGTGGTTTTCACCACAATATGAGGATGAAAGTATTCCAACCTTGGGGGAAGTATTAGAGCTTTTTGCAGGTACAAACCATCGCATTAACATTGAACTGAAAACAGATGTCTTTGCATATGAAGGCATTGAAGCACTTGTGCTAAAGGAAATTGCTACCCATCAAATGATAGAGAGAGTTATTATTTCCTCCTTTAATCATGAATCATTACAAACGGTTGCTCAAATCGCACCATATATTGATATTGCACCATTGTTTGCAGAGGTACTTGTGGATTTTACAACGTATATTGCTCTTATACCAGCTAAAGCGTTGCATGTCCATGTACCAACAGCATTTCGTAAATCAATAAAACTAGCCCTTGCTGAAGGGGCAATTGTACGTGTATATACCGTGAATACTAAGCAGGAAGCTCGGCGCTTACAGCAGCTTGGGATACAGGGGATATTTACTGATGATCCAGTACAAATATTGGAGGCTTTACGTTAGAATGACTGAATGGAAGCGTTAGTCATTCAACGCTTCCATTACCATTTTGCATGATGTTCCTCAATACAGCCAAGCATTTGCTGAATAATTAATGTTTCGCCATTATCAAGTAAAATTGTACCATCGTAATAACCAAATAATTGATGTACCTTCGATTTAACAAGCTTTGCATTTGTGTGGGCTACACGTTCAAAAAATGGTGAAAATGTTAATGAAACTTGCTTCGAAAATTTTGTTTTCACTTTCCATCGCTGCATATAATCCTCTCGATCATATTGAAAAATCAAATCCTCATGTATTTTGGTCATTTTACCATCAACAAAAACAGCATTTTCCGTCATACCAGTGCCATCTGTCCATTTACCACCTAAATTAAGCCCGATGCGTCTTCCACGAACCCGTTGAGAGGCCATTCCCCAATTCCATAGAGCATCACGAGGCCAGACACCACGCCCATAATCTAACACAGCAAAACTTTCTTCAGGTGAGAATAGGAAACGGCGAGTACCGATTGTAACAACACCCGAAGTAGGGAGGATATGATGCTTGCCTGTAAATTGAAATGTTTTTCGATTCCAAGGAATGACTAC is part of the Lysinibacillus sp. FSL K6-0232 genome and harbors:
- a CDS encoding ABC transporter ATP-binding protein, producing the protein MGFFQKPFGYEPILTKEDLQQSVKKKKGPRAANSKNTLLRLWKIVDEQRMLLMIVLLLVLLSSILALLGPYLIGQMIDQYVMHGELTGLGKGIILLVGIYALLAIALFLQNYWMIGIAQQTIYRLRTSVFAHFQRLPIAFFDRRQHGELMSRMTNDIEAVSSTLNSSFIQVFSSVLTLGGTVIIMLSLSPLLTVLTMTIIPVMFWAMRWITRRTSPLFKEQQAAMGALNGMIEETISGQRIVKAFSQEERMKAEFRDKSLRLKRTGFWAQTYSGYIPKVMNFLNNMSFTIVAGIGGVLALYGHVSIGVIVIFTEYARQFTRPLNDLANQFNTVLSAIAGAERVFALLDEQPEKETASVQKHQLLGQVTFKHVYFKYEQEEEAYTLKDVHFNVEPGQTVALVGATGAGKTTILQLLARFYEVTKGEVLFDGVNVQHIDRQALRSQMAFVLQDPFLFEASVRENIRYGRLDASDTEIEEAAKRANAHDFIMKLKDGYDTILAADGREISQGQKQLLSIARALIADPKILLLDEATSSIDTVTEMAIQEALNTLMQGRTSFVIAHRLNTVHNADIVLVMQKGELVEAGPQLKLIESGGLYAQMLQSSNHHLEE
- a CDS encoding GNAT family N-acetyltransferase translates to MNISVMTVSFPLDGETLKELKLLCEEATIHDYRVYETIMNIPMAGSFESKGFMVLAYEDEKDVLVGAASAIDLMGLHTYEWSLVVTPAYRQMGIGTVLVEGIQVGLEARGAEGQLAVVIDGSPYGQIFIENKGYTYSFSEATLETKAEPVALQQDIYIQPYRDEQVALIAIYSAAFGDLPEESEELIAFNTSTNGRELWVAYRAGEVVGTVTTAQENEIQWVTALAVHPQYEGQGIGTALLAFSKDYASKVGAKFVMLDVEIDNKKALSVYEKAGFMKAQQIDYYVKQ
- the helD gene encoding RNA polymerase recycling motor HelD, which produces MTVQHPDFQAEVERLAYTKSYMQQILHESQRDLRSAQENIRQSMADLDYLDSSLSYLNILANARFFEMARTQKEGLEAIQKKPYFARIHFQKTGDPEEFLYIGKTSLFHRETHEPIIVDWRSPVANVYYDGRLGDMEYDVRGEIHKGHLFAKRQYKIENGELLDIRDIDLTTNDELLQEALAGKADVRLTEIVSTIQKEQNDIIRAHLRQPIIVQGAAGSGKTTIALHRISYFLYTMGEHFNPEQLMILAPNKLFIDYIGDVLPELGVDKICQTTFTEYVLAATKLKLKLQNPNEQLESLVAGETNPSTAWITEVKGSLYYRDMVERYVQKIEQAIAEQFEDVYIEKYRIMRASHLKKLFLYEFAYMPIEKRLAHIKKVLASHVRQKKQVILATLHKKYDEALGKALNGIRDDDKRRRVVTKFIDERDERIPAIEKEAKSTATTYMRRFAKHNIKTLYRNLLTNTELLAELAPEWHYLEQQQFLQAHRKEQWALEDLAALYYLQARLKGIADEWKMRVVFIDEVQDYSLFQLAALKAGLDTDMFTMVGDLAQGIHSYRSLTSWEPVQNLFPRASFRTLQKSYRTTIEIMEVANQILAQMDEQLPLVEPVVRHGNMPSFIQAKTFDALQIKDIFNTIRQHGHRSVALICKTTAEAIAMQQALTNHHIASQLLTENETINQDMLLVVPSHLAKGLEFDAVIVAAFDTPFYDTAIDRKLLYVALTRAMHELYLIGPSKRLFLLES
- a CDS encoding glycerophosphodiester phosphodiesterase: MDIFAHRGVSAHYPENTIAAFQAAAKLPIAGIGLDVHLTADREVVVIHDETIDRTSNGSGYVKDLTLQQLRIFDFGSWFSPQYEDESIPTLGEVLELFAGTNHRINIELKTDVFAYEGIEALVLKEIATHQMIERVIISSFNHESLQTVAQIAPYIDIAPLFAEVLVDFTTYIALIPAKALHVHVPTAFRKSIKLALAEGAIVRVYTVNTKQEARRLQQLGIQGIFTDDPVQILEALR
- a CDS encoding DUF2804 domain-containing protein, with the translated sequence MKQHAEKEILQPTFLCDKKGNLNPAAIGFARKPLIYSNLSGHIMRKKKWNYWCVFGDEILFSATISHLDYAAVCFVYFLEYETQRYFEKTITIPFGGKLKMPTQVLESVSFKNSEMMIDMSYAQNATHLSVSIPNFDGDILRAKLIIQHPPTDETLNVVIPWNRKTFQFTGKHHILPTSGVVTIGTRRFLFSPEESFAVLDYGRGVWPRDALWNWGMASQRVRGRRIGLNLGGKWTDGTGMTENAVFVDGKMTKIHEDLIFQYDREDYMQRWKVKTKFSKQVSLTFSPFFERVAHTNAKLVKSKVHQLFGYYDGTILLDNGETLIIQQMLGCIEEHHAKW